From Nitratidesulfovibrio vulgaris str. Hildenborough, a single genomic window includes:
- a CDS encoding nitroreductase family protein → MDYGSLVTTARSCRRFDAARPIPLSILVWLVDLARIAPCGANRQALRYVVCNDRTRNDRVFGALRWAAYLTDWDGPAEPERPAGYVGILAPREGGAGVRVDLGIAAQTIMLGAAAQGLGCCMIGAFDRAVVEEALEVPQDYEVQLVLAIGHPAERRVLAPLGEDESIRYWRDAQGVHHVPKRSLDDVLVGRFGDSNE, encoded by the coding sequence ATGGACTACGGCTCTCTTGTCACCACGGCGCGCAGTTGCCGCCGTTTCGATGCGGCAAGGCCCATCCCCTTGTCGATCCTTGTCTGGCTTGTCGACCTGGCGCGAATCGCCCCCTGTGGCGCGAACAGGCAAGCGCTGCGCTATGTCGTCTGCAACGACAGGACGCGCAACGACCGGGTCTTCGGCGCGTTGCGCTGGGCCGCCTACCTCACGGACTGGGACGGCCCCGCCGAGCCCGAACGGCCTGCGGGGTATGTAGGCATCCTCGCCCCGCGCGAGGGCGGCGCTGGCGTCAGGGTCGACCTCGGTATCGCGGCGCAGACCATCATGCTCGGCGCCGCTGCCCAGGGGCTCGGCTGCTGCATGATAGGGGCGTTCGACCGGGCCGTGGTCGAAGAGGCGCTCGAGGTGCCGCAGGACTATGAAGTGCAGCTCGTGCTCGCCATCGGTCACCCCGCCGAGCGTCGCGTGCTGGCCCCCCTCGGTGAAGACGAATCCATACGCTACTGGCGAGATGCCCAGGGCGTACACCATGTCCCCAAGCGGAGTCTCGACGATGTGCTCGTCGGCCGCTTCGGCGACAGTAACGAATGA
- the gpmI gene encoding 2,3-bisphosphoglycerate-independent phosphoglycerate mutase: protein MSLKPTLLLILDGWGKAPAGPGNAVTLAGMPHLSSLLRQAGCTELACSGRAVGLPEGFMGNSEVGHMNIGAGRVVYQDMTRIDIAVERGELASNPALTGLFEAVRATGGRVHLMGLLSDGGVHSHIAHVEALALAARDAGVEVVVHAFLDGRDTAPTSGVGYVKRLASFLESNRAGRIGSLVGRYYAMDRDKRWDRNLLAWAMLTRGEGAPADDPVGAVEAAYAAGETDEFVKPRVVVEGGSPIGTIRDGDGVFFFNFRADRARQLSHMFVDGTFEHGDRGHVPSLAGFATMTSYDPALGLPVAFDKQPLDGTLGEVVANQGLRQLRIAETEKYAHVTYFLNCGREEPFPGEERRLLPSPRDVATYDLKPEMSAEAVTDTLLEEWAGGGYTLAVCNVANLDMVGHTGVIPAAVRACETVDACVRRIADAVLASGGRLVITADHGNAEELLDESGNPQTAHSMNRVPFTVVEQGRVHTFREGGVLGDIAPTILGLWGVPASAGMTGTSLITE, encoded by the coding sequence ATGAGCCTGAAACCCACGCTCCTGCTTATCCTCGATGGCTGGGGCAAGGCCCCTGCGGGGCCCGGCAACGCCGTGACCCTCGCCGGGATGCCTCACCTCTCCTCGTTGCTTCGACAGGCGGGCTGTACGGAACTCGCCTGTTCCGGTCGTGCCGTGGGGTTGCCTGAAGGATTCATGGGCAACTCCGAGGTCGGTCATATGAACATCGGGGCAGGGCGCGTGGTGTATCAGGACATGACCCGGATAGACATCGCCGTCGAGCGGGGCGAACTTGCCAGCAACCCCGCTTTGACGGGGTTGTTCGAAGCCGTGCGCGCCACTGGTGGCAGAGTCCATCTCATGGGGCTGCTTTCAGATGGCGGCGTGCATAGCCATATCGCCCATGTGGAGGCGTTGGCCCTTGCGGCGCGGGACGCGGGGGTCGAGGTCGTGGTGCATGCCTTCCTCGACGGGCGCGATACCGCCCCCACCTCCGGTGTCGGCTATGTGAAGCGCCTCGCCTCGTTCCTTGAAAGCAACCGTGCGGGACGCATCGGCAGTCTCGTCGGGCGCTACTACGCCATGGACCGCGACAAGCGCTGGGACCGCAACCTGCTTGCGTGGGCGATGCTGACACGCGGCGAGGGTGCGCCCGCTGACGACCCGGTCGGCGCGGTCGAAGCGGCCTATGCCGCGGGCGAGACGGACGAGTTCGTCAAGCCGCGGGTCGTGGTCGAGGGCGGTTCCCCCATCGGTACCATCCGGGATGGTGACGGGGTGTTCTTCTTCAATTTCCGGGCAGACCGGGCGCGGCAGTTGTCGCACATGTTCGTCGACGGAACGTTCGAGCATGGCGACCGGGGGCATGTTCCCTCGCTTGCGGGGTTCGCTACCATGACCTCCTACGACCCCGCCCTCGGGCTTCCAGTCGCTTTCGACAAACAACCCCTCGACGGTACGCTGGGGGAAGTCGTGGCGAATCAGGGACTGCGCCAGCTGCGTATCGCCGAGACCGAGAAGTATGCGCATGTCACCTACTTCCTCAACTGCGGGCGTGAAGAACCGTTCCCGGGCGAGGAACGCCGCCTGTTGCCGTCGCCGCGTGATGTCGCCACGTACGACCTCAAGCCCGAGATGAGCGCAGAAGCCGTCACCGATACGCTTCTCGAGGAATGGGCGGGCGGGGGCTATACGCTTGCCGTGTGCAATGTCGCCAATCTCGACATGGTCGGACACACCGGGGTCATCCCCGCTGCCGTACGCGCGTGCGAGACCGTGGATGCGTGCGTGAGGCGCATCGCTGATGCCGTACTGGCGTCGGGCGGGCGGCTGGTCATCACCGCCGACCACGGCAACGCCGAGGAGTTGCTCGATGAGTCGGGCAATCCGCAGACGGCCCACAGCATGAACCGCGTTCCTTTCACCGTGGTCGAACAGGGGCGCGTCCATACTTTTCGCGAGGGCGGTGTCCTTGGCGACATCGCACCTACCATACTCGGCTTGTGGGGTGTGCCTGCTTCGGCTGGCATGACCGGAACGAGCCTCATCACGGAGTGA
- a CDS encoding phenylacetate--CoA ligase family protein — protein sequence MIFDVDRETLPREDLEALQLTRLRNLCERVYANVPHYRRRFDEAGISPADIRKLSDLKYLPFTEKQDLRNNYPYGLFAVPKENIVRLHASSGTTGKATVVGYTKRDLDNWAEMMARAFAAAGVSRRDLIHNAYGYGLFTGGLGAHYGAERLGATVIPVSGGGTKRQVQLLRDFGATVICCTPSYALYLHEASLEAGIDMRELPLRAGVFGAEPWSEEMRAEIEQKLGISAVNIYGLSEIMGPGVAIECADAKSGMHIFEDHFLPEIIDPVTGEQLPYGETGELVITTLTKEGIPLVRYRTRDITSLDRTPCSCGRTHMRMRRITGRSDDMLIIRGVNVFPQQIEAIIIEAEGTSPHYQIVVTRDGNLDNIEVQIEVSGDFFSDAIKNLQRREARIQKTIKEFLGVTAKVRLVEPRTIQRSEGKAKRVVDLREVNP from the coding sequence ATGATTTTCGATGTGGATCGAGAAACCCTCCCGAGAGAGGACCTTGAAGCGCTCCAGCTCACGCGGCTCCGCAATCTGTGCGAACGTGTCTACGCCAACGTGCCGCACTACCGCCGCCGCTTCGACGAAGCGGGCATTTCGCCCGCCGACATCCGCAAGCTCTCGGACCTCAAGTATCTACCGTTCACCGAAAAGCAGGATCTGCGCAACAACTATCCTTATGGACTGTTCGCCGTACCGAAGGAGAACATCGTCCGGCTGCACGCCTCCAGCGGCACGACGGGCAAGGCCACGGTTGTGGGCTACACCAAGCGCGACCTTGACAACTGGGCCGAGATGATGGCCCGCGCGTTTGCGGCTGCGGGCGTTTCACGCCGCGACCTCATCCATAACGCCTATGGTTACGGCCTGTTCACGGGCGGCCTCGGAGCGCACTACGGTGCAGAGAGACTGGGCGCCACTGTCATTCCCGTCTCCGGGGGCGGCACCAAGCGGCAGGTGCAACTGCTTCGCGATTTCGGTGCCACCGTCATCTGCTGCACCCCCTCCTACGCCCTGTATCTGCACGAGGCCTCGCTTGAAGCGGGCATCGACATGCGCGAACTGCCGCTTCGTGCCGGGGTGTTCGGCGCGGAACCATGGTCTGAGGAGATGCGCGCCGAGATAGAGCAGAAGCTCGGCATCTCCGCCGTCAATATCTACGGTCTTTCCGAAATCATGGGCCCCGGCGTCGCCATCGAATGCGCTGACGCCAAGAGCGGCATGCACATCTTCGAAGACCACTTCCTGCCCGAGATCATCGACCCCGTGACCGGGGAACAGCTGCCCTACGGCGAGACCGGCGAGCTTGTCATCACCACCCTCACCAAGGAAGGCATACCGCTGGTGCGCTACCGCACCCGCGACATCACCTCGCTCGACCGCACGCCCTGTTCCTGCGGGCGCACCCACATGCGCATGCGCCGCATCACGGGCCGCAGCGACGACATGCTCATCATCCGCGGCGTGAACGTCTTCCCGCAGCAGATAGAGGCTATCATCATCGAAGCCGAGGGCACGTCACCGCACTACCAGATCGTGGTCACACGCGATGGCAATCTCGACAACATCGAGGTGCAGATCGAGGTGTCCGGCGACTTCTTCTCCGACGCCATCAAGAACCTGCAACGCCGTGAAGCCCGCATCCAGAAGACCATCAAGGAGTTCCTCGGCGTCACTGCCAAGGTGCGTCTGGTTGAGCCCCGCACCATCCAGCGCTCTGAAGGAAAGGCCAAGCGGGTGGTCGACCTGCGCGAGGTCAACCCCTAG
- the rsfS gene encoding ribosome silencing factor codes for MQTKEKKFVTLPTVDKVKAIIGWLEEKKARDIVAYDLAGQSPFAEALVIVTAGSVRHGQSLADHMLAMCNENNYEYLRMEGYQTGQWILVDLNDIIVNVFQPETRGLFKLESLWAKAPVLHDGRGEAAGGDDDL; via the coding sequence ATGCAGACCAAAGAGAAGAAATTCGTGACCCTGCCCACTGTGGACAAGGTCAAGGCCATCATCGGCTGGCTTGAAGAGAAGAAGGCGCGCGACATCGTGGCCTACGACCTCGCGGGGCAGAGCCCCTTCGCCGAGGCGCTCGTCATCGTCACCGCCGGTTCGGTGCGGCATGGGCAGAGCCTCGCGGACCACATGCTCGCCATGTGCAACGAGAACAACTACGAATACCTGCGCATGGAAGGCTACCAGACCGGGCAGTGGATTCTGGTCGACCTCAACGACATCATCGTCAACGTCTTCCAGCCCGAAACGCGCGGCCTGTTCAAGCTCGAAAGCCTGTGGGCCAAGGCCCCTGTGCTGCATGACGGGCGTGGCGAAGCCGCCGGAGGCGACGACGACCTATGA